In Ostrea edulis chromosome 6, xbOstEdul1.1, whole genome shotgun sequence, a single window of DNA contains:
- the LOC125646526 gene encoding putative nuclease HARBI1: MAINNRSQRRRRRHRQRIAYNRLVDRENPLENLCEVEVFKRYRFRPDTVLYITGLLAPSLTRETLRSCALPPLLQVLVTLRFLATGGFYSLISDTFSSISPPSICRAVRDVCRGLCWVARQFINMPTGPRMVQVKQEFFAIAGFPNVLGCVDGTFIKLQSPSQNEPDYVNRKGYHSLNVQVFCAFNISIFMDHIRFHNTTQYGMIFDNENDLAMPTPTSKRRKKYGR, from the exons ATGGCGATCAACAACAGATCACAACGTCGTCGCCGCCGGCATCGTCAGCGTATAGCGTATAACAGACTCGTGGATCGCGAAAATCCATTAGAAAATTTGTGTGAAGTAGAGGTGTTTAAGAGGTACCGATTTAGACCTGATACAGTTCTTTATATCACTGGTTTGCTCGCCCCTTCTCTTACACGCGAAACTCTGAGGAGTTGCGCTCTACCACCCCTTCTTCAAGTCCTCGTAACACTGAGGTTTTTAGCGACTGGTGGGTTTTACTCGCTGATTTCGGACACCTTTTCCTCTATTTCCCCACCTTCCATATGCAGAGCAGTAAGAGACGTGTGCCGTGGTTTGTGCTGGGTGGCAAGGCAATTTATCAACATGCCGACAGGTCCAAGAATGGTACAAGTGAAACAAGAATTTTTTGCCATTGCAG GTTTCCCAAATGTTCTGGGATGTGTTGATGGGACCTTCATCAAACTACAATCACCATCACAGAATGAACCAGACTATGTGAATAGGAAAGGATATCATTCTCTTAATGTGCAGGTATTCTGTGCTTTTAACATTAGCATATTCATGGATCATATTCGATTTCACAACACAACACAGTATGGTATGATTTTTGATAAT GAAAATGATCTAGCAATGCCAACACCTACATCAAAGAGACGGAAAAAGTATGGAAGATGA
- the LOC125646528 gene encoding uncharacterized protein LOC125646528: MGDRPTLCGLSGGHDTEEVILYSVPNEVPQQHTYSSEIASTSSSSATVNCQVIDLGPTPSTSKRRKTMEEEEILTLRAEREAYQTKTAYYKMKMKILQSKMDKACSEQ; encoded by the exons ATGGGGGACAGGCCTACATTGTGTGGTCTGTCTGGAGGACATGACACAGAGGAAG TGATACTTTACTCTGTGCCAAATGAGGTGCCACAGCAACATACTTACTCATCTGAGATTGCCTCCACAT CCAGTTCCAGTGCAACAGTGAACTGTCAGGTCATTGACTTGGGTCCAACACCATCCACATCAAAGAGACGGAAGACGATGGAGGAAGAAGAGATTTTAACCCTTCGGGCAGAAAGGGAGGCTTACCAAACAAAGACAGcatattataaaatgaaaatgaaaattttgcaaTCTAAAATGGACAAGGCATGTTCAGAGCAGTag
- the LOC125647934 gene encoding uncharacterized protein LOC125647934 has product MNCKTWNIFVLIFYNYLKEGGTDTWKIVPRLTNKGVNEVIIATSTNPTVTSCAVKCHQLQMCKLFRYHKITSTCDLYKTVNLKVNGLAPGSVFFQLMPYNCVAGLDEWFPEILQCIWIHPSSLSYADANATCYAHSKSLISMETDTKYQFVKKLMSMMGYFWIHCFARRVGTNRYEWESGSSISNNWCPSQPDRDFPCVGIDIKLDSWCPDGGLDDILCSDERHFFCT; this is encoded by the exons atgaattGTAAAACTTGGAACATTTTTGTACTTATTTTCTACAACTATCTAAAAG AAGGTGGAACGGACACCTGGAAAATTGTCCCTCGTTTGACGAACAAAGGTGTAAATGAAGTCATCATAGCTACGTCGACAAATCCTACCGTGACGTCATGTGCCGTCAAATGTCATCAATTGCAGATGTGCAAACTATTCCGTTACCACAAGATCACATCTACGTGTGACCTTTACAAGACTGTAAATCTCAAGGTCAATGGATTAGCACCAGGATCCGTCTTCTTCCAGTTGATGCCGTATA ATTGTGTTGCCGGATTGGATGAATGGTTTCCTGAAATTCTACAGTGTATCTGGATCCACCCCTCGAGTCTCAGCTATGCTGATGCCAACGCCACTTGTTACGCCCATTCCAAGAGCCTGATTAGCATGGAGACCGACACGAAATACCAGTTTGTGAAAAAGTTGATGAGTATGATGGGATATT TTTGGATACACTGTTTTGCCAGAAGAGTAGGAACCAATCGTTACGAATGGGAATCCGGTTCCTCTATTTCTAACAACTGGTGTCCAAGTCAGCCGGACCGGGACTTTCCATGTGTAGGGATAGACATTAAGTTGGACTCCTGGTGCCCTGATGGTGGACTGGATGACATTTTGTGCTCAGACGAGAGACATTTCTTCTGTACATAA